A region from the Negativicutes bacterium genome encodes:
- a CDS encoding acetyl-CoA carboxylase biotin carboxylase subunit, with amino-acid sequence MFKRLLIANRGEIAVRIIRACQELGIETVAVYSEVDEHAIHVQLADISVKIGPADASQSYLNMDSILAAAKATKAEAIHPGYGFLSENADFAEKVTQAGFIWVGPEPAVIRKVGDKDAAREAMEIAGLPMTRGTKCITDADHAIELVEELGYPVILKPIAGGGGKSMFVIKNKQDLDSALVLVDFSAQRFYFETYIEQARHIEVQIMADNYGNVIHLGERECSLQRRNQKILEEAPSSALTCEMRQEVGALAIRAAKSIHYTNIGTVEFLMDVQASKFYFMEINPRVQVEHAITEAITGIDLVRRQIRIAAGEPLNKKQADVVFVGHAIECRINAEDPENNFLPSPGEIHFYHEPGGPRIRVDSGICAGLSVEPYYDSMIAKVVAHGRTRGDAIKIMQRALNEFRVEGVKTTIPLHKRILEDSFFRTGNIDTQFIAKRLPAYEQTPPKMNLKDIATAKKNLDKSLLTRNLGY; translated from the coding sequence ATGTTCAAACGACTCCTTATCGCTAATAGGGGCGAAATAGCAGTCCGAATTATCCGGGCCTGCCAGGAGCTGGGGATTGAAACAGTTGCCGTTTATTCAGAAGTTGACGAACATGCTATTCATGTTCAATTAGCAGATATATCTGTAAAAATTGGACCGGCTGATGCCAGCCAAAGTTATCTGAATATGGATTCAATCCTTGCAGCCGCTAAAGCTACTAAAGCTGAGGCAATTCATCCTGGCTATGGCTTTCTTTCTGAAAATGCGGACTTTGCTGAAAAAGTTACACAAGCAGGTTTTATTTGGGTAGGGCCGGAACCGGCTGTTATCCGTAAAGTTGGAGACAAAGATGCAGCCCGTGAAGCTATGGAAATTGCTGGTCTACCAATGACCAGAGGAACAAAATGCATCACCGATGCTGACCATGCTATTGAGTTAGTGGAAGAGCTTGGCTATCCGGTTATTTTAAAACCAATTGCCGGTGGTGGCGGTAAATCAATGTTTGTTATTAAAAATAAACAAGATTTAGACAGTGCATTAGTATTAGTTGATTTTTCTGCTCAAAGATTTTACTTTGAAACATATATAGAACAAGCTAGGCATATTGAAGTACAAATTATGGCTGATAATTACGGTAATGTTATTCATCTTGGTGAAAGAGAATGTTCATTGCAACGCCGTAATCAAAAAATTCTGGAAGAAGCTCCTTCCAGTGCTTTAACTTGCGAAATGCGCCAAGAGGTTGGAGCATTAGCTATTAGAGCTGCTAAAAGTATTCATTACACTAATATCGGTACTGTTGAATTTTTAATGGATGTTCAAGCCAGTAAGTTTTACTTTATGGAAATAAATCCAAGAGTTCAGGTTGAGCATGCGATTACAGAAGCAATTACCGGTATTGACTTGGTTCGTCGCCAAATTCGCATTGCCGCTGGTGAACCGCTTAATAAAAAACAAGCTGATGTTGTCTTTGTTGGTCATGCCATCGAATGTCGCATCAATGCGGAAGATCCTGAAAACAACTTCTTGCCTTCACCGGGCGAAATTCATTTTTATCATGAACCGGGCGGTCCAAGAATTCGTGTTGACAGTGGCATCTGCGCCGGTTTATCGGTAGAACCTTACTACGATTCGATGATTGCCAAAGTCGTTGCTCATGGTCGCACTAGAGGCGATGCTATTAAAATCATGCAACGCGCATTGAACGAATTCCGCGTTGAAGGGGTAAAAACCACAATTCCTCTGCATAAGAGAATTTTAGAAGATTCCTTCTTCCGTACCGGTAATATCGATACTCAGTTTATCGCTAAGAGATTACCGGCTTATGAACAAACACCACCAAAAATGAATCTTAAAGATATTGCGACTGCCAAGAAAAATCTTGATAAGTCCTTATTGACTCGTAATTTAGGATATTAA
- a CDS encoding 2-isopropylmalate synthase: MDRKILIFDTTLRDGEQVPGAKLNLDEKIRIAHQLKKLNVDIIEAGFPISSQGDFESVKRIAQEIKDGPMITALARAVKKDIDAVYESVKYADRPLIHMVLGVSDSHVNQKMRKSKDEILQIGVDAVKYAKTLLPEVQYSTEDASRADFEYLWKTIEAVVKAGATMINVPDTVGYAVPELFGELIAKLNYRLKNLNDKVILSVHCHNDTGLATANSLAAVRNGADKVECTINGIGERAGNAAMEEIVMGIKLHPEYYKASTNIVTTEIKATSKMVSDLMGLDIQVNKAITGGNAFAHSSGIHQDGLLKDRNTYEIIRPEDVGVEDMELVLTARSGRHAFKSSITKFLKAELNEADFEKIFEKFLELADRKKEIYNYDLYHLAEAFYMEQGKQAGPMQGKLYELVNSQVVSNDIFPSASVKIKQGEKVFSDSAVGDGPIDALYTAIKNIVNVDIELLEYRITSTSKGKEALGRVNLQLKHNGKIYPAKAVDTDIIRASAMAFLNGVNDIIIEKFI; this comes from the coding sequence ATGGATAGAAAAATTTTGATTTTTGATACAACCTTGAGAGATGGTGAGCAAGTACCTGGTGCGAAGCTTAATCTTGATGAGAAAATTAGAATAGCACACCAACTAAAAAAACTTAATGTTGATATTATTGAAGCTGGGTTCCCGATTTCATCACAAGGTGATTTTGAATCAGTAAAACGAATTGCTCAAGAAATAAAAGATGGTCCAATGATTACCGCGTTGGCTCGCGCTGTTAAAAAAGATATTGATGCAGTATATGAAAGTGTAAAATATGCGGATAGACCACTTATTCACATGGTTCTTGGCGTATCGGATTCTCATGTTAATCAAAAAATGAGAAAGTCCAAAGATGAAATTTTGCAAATTGGTGTTGATGCTGTTAAATATGCTAAAACTTTATTACCGGAAGTTCAATATTCTACGGAAGATGCCTCCAGAGCTGATTTTGAATACCTATGGAAAACTATTGAGGCTGTGGTAAAAGCAGGAGCGACAATGATTAATGTTCCTGATACAGTGGGTTATGCAGTACCGGAGTTATTTGGTGAATTGATTGCCAAATTAAATTATCGTTTGAAAAACTTGAATGACAAAGTAATACTAAGTGTACATTGTCATAATGATACTGGTTTAGCAACTGCCAATAGTTTAGCTGCTGTTAGAAATGGTGCGGACAAGGTGGAGTGTACTATTAACGGTATTGGTGAACGAGCTGGTAATGCCGCGATGGAAGAAATAGTTATGGGGATTAAACTTCATCCGGAGTACTATAAAGCAAGTACCAATATTGTGACAACAGAAATAAAAGCAACTTCGAAGATGGTTAGTGATTTGATGGGCTTGGATATTCAGGTTAATAAAGCTATTACTGGAGGCAATGCCTTTGCACATTCTTCCGGTATTCATCAAGACGGTTTGTTAAAGGATCGCAACACTTATGAAATTATCAGACCGGAAGATGTTGGGGTAGAGGATATGGAATTAGTATTAACGGCTCGTTCTGGTCGCCATGCCTTTAAAAGTTCTATTACCAAATTCTTAAAAGCAGAATTAAATGAAGCTGATTTCGAAAAGATTTTTGAAAAATTCTTGGAGCTTGCGGACCGTAAAAAAGAAATTTATAATTATGACTTGTATCATCTTGCCGAAGCTTTTTATATGGAACAAGGCAAACAAGCTGGTCCGATGCAAGGAAAACTTTATGAATTGGTTAATTCTCAAGTTGTCAGCAATGATATTTTCCCTTCGGCCAGTGTGAAAATTAAACAAGGGGAAAAAGTATTTAGTGATAGTGCGGTTGGTGATGGCCCGATTGATGCGTTGTATACTGCTATTAAAAATATTGTTAATGTTGATATTGAATTGCTAGAATATCGTATTACCAGTACTTCCAAAGGCAAAGAAGCGTTGGGGCGCGTTAATCTACAGCTTAAACACAATGGTAAGATTTATCCGGCCAAAGCTGTTGACACGGATATTATCAGAGCAAGTGCGATGGCCTTTTTAAATGGTGTAAATGATATTATTATTGAAAAATTCATATAA
- a CDS encoding sigma 54-interacting transcriptional regulator, translating to MAIDIAEQAVKLQEKYNVKLNFHNDKAGIIPATDFLLLMDLPVDSSNKITVNGNSIQGKNALLEFEDYLNNYQKEEKNICSAENIVDLLHSAKNIIEKDVLANQNRVNHMNGWSSIRFKSETSKSKQLRELGSNANFADFIGCSPVINEILTLAGKAAKVHSTVLLIGASGTGKEVIAEGIHKASLRNNAPLIKINCSAIPENLLESELFGHEKGAFTGAIKRKLGKTGLYYG from the coding sequence ATGGCGATTGATATTGCTGAGCAGGCTGTCAAACTCCAAGAAAAGTATAATGTGAAGCTTAATTTTCATAATGATAAAGCCGGGATAATTCCGGCTACTGATTTTCTATTATTAATGGATCTTCCGGTAGATAGTTCCAACAAAATTACTGTGAACGGCAATTCAATACAGGGTAAAAATGCGTTGTTGGAATTTGAAGATTACTTAAATAACTATCAAAAAGAAGAAAAAAATATTTGCTCCGCCGAAAACATTGTCGATTTATTGCATAGTGCGAAAAATATCATCGAAAAAGATGTTTTAGCCAATCAAAATAGAGTTAATCATATGAATGGTTGGAGTTCGATTCGCTTTAAAAGTGAAACCTCAAAAAGCAAGCAACTACGTGAATTAGGTAGTAATGCTAATTTTGCTGATTTTATTGGCTGTAGTCCGGTTATCAATGAAATTTTGACGCTAGCAGGCAAGGCGGCGAAGGTTCATTCCACGGTATTATTGATTGGGGCCAGCGGAACCGGAAAAGAAGTTATTGCAGAGGGCATTCATAAAGCCAGCTTGCGTAATAACGCTCCGCTAATCAAAATAAATTGTTCGGCAATTCCTGAAAATTTATTAGAAAGCGAACTGTTTGGGCATGAAAAAGGTGCGTTTACCGGTGCTATTAAGCGTAAACTTGGTAAAACCGGTTTATATTATGGTTAA
- a CDS encoding 4-hydroxy-tetrahydrodipicolinate synthase: protein MKSPLFIGSAVAIITPFNDNGVDYDTLGDLIEFQIKNSTDAIVICGTTGEASTMPDEEHIAVVKFTVDKVNKRVPVIAGSGSNDTRHAIKLAQELEKAGADALLAVTPYYNKATQKGLYQHFVMTAESVKIPIILYNVPGRTNLNINPETMQELAKINNIIGVKECNFEQIGEIINLCGPDFAIYSGEDSMVLPYLSMGAKGVISVMANVIPQDTHDMVMKFLAGDVNIAMATQLKVLNLVKMLFCEVNPIPVKAAVGLMGYKVGDCRMPLTNLEGEKLTKLEAEMKNYGII from the coding sequence ATGAAAAGTCCATTATTTATTGGTTCAGCAGTAGCCATTATTACTCCGTTTAACGACAATGGAGTTGACTATGACACATTAGGAGATTTGATTGAATTTCAAATTAAAAATTCAACCGATGCCATTGTTATTTGTGGTACAACCGGTGAAGCTTCGACGATGCCGGATGAAGAACATATTGCGGTGGTTAAGTTTACTGTTGATAAGGTAAATAAAAGAGTGCCAGTTATTGCCGGTTCGGGGAGCAATGATACCAGACATGCCATTAAATTAGCACAAGAACTGGAAAAAGCAGGCGCAGATGCGTTGTTAGCAGTAACACCATATTATAATAAAGCAACGCAAAAAGGCTTGTATCAGCATTTTGTAATGACGGCAGAAAGTGTAAAGATCCCGATTATTTTGTATAATGTTCCGGGACGAACTAATTTAAACATTAATCCTGAAACAATGCAGGAACTGGCAAAAATTAATAATATTATCGGTGTTAAAGAGTGTAATTTTGAGCAAATCGGTGAAATTATTAATCTTTGCGGTCCAGATTTTGCTATTTATTCAGGTGAGGATAGTATGGTGTTACCATATCTTTCGATGGGAGCAAAAGGCGTGATTTCCGTTATGGCCAATGTAATTCCTCAAGATACGCATGATATGGTTATGAAGTTTTTAGCCGGTGATGTTAATATCGCGATGGCGACACAATTAAAAGTGTTAAATTTGGTTAAAATGTTATTTTGTGAAGTTAACCCAATTCCTGTTAAAGCGGCAGTGGGGTTAATGGGCTATAAGGTGGGCGATTGCCGAATGCCATTAACAAATTTAGAAGGTGAAAAACTGACTAAACTTGAGGCAGAAATGAAAAATTACGGCATTATTTAA
- the trxA gene encoding thioredoxin, with the protein MMTMKITKDNFKAEVLDSEVPVLVDFWATWCGPCQMLTPVLEELSAEVAGSAKVGKINIDEEPELANQFEIMSVPTILLFKGGKLVDKTVGFKPKGALLQFLNK; encoded by the coding sequence ATTATGACTATGAAAATTACTAAGGATAATTTTAAAGCTGAAGTGCTTGATAGTGAGGTTCCTGTTTTAGTTGATTTTTGGGCTACTTGGTGTGGTCCTTGTCAAATGTTAACGCCGGTTTTGGAAGAGTTATCAGCCGAAGTTGCTGGCAGTGCTAAAGTTGGTAAAATTAATATTGATGAGGAGCCGGAGTTGGCGAACCAATTTGAAATTATGAGTGTGCCGACAATCTTATTATTTAAGGGCGGGAAACTTGTTGATAAAACAGTAGGATTTAAGCCGAAAGGTGCGTTATTACAATTTCTAAACAAATAA
- the glpX gene encoding class II fructose-bisphosphatase, translating into MDRSLALEFVRVTEAAAIASGRWMGRGEKNIADGAAVDAMRVAFDNVPINGRVVIGEGEMDEAPMLYIGEEVGSGGLEVDIAVDPIEGTNLIAKGVPGSIAVLAVAKRGCLLHAPDMYMDKICVGPRAAGKIDINAPIQENLKAVASALDRKIEDMTVVILDRERHSKLIKDVRDAGARIKLISDGDVSPAIDVGIEGTGVHMLVGIGGAPEGVIAATALKCLGGDMQARLYPENDEEVARAIKMGITDVNKVLTIDDLVTGDDAFFVATAITNSDLLEGIRYFGGGARTHSIVMRYKTGTVRFVDTIHRIDRKNFSVKR; encoded by the coding sequence ATGGATCGTAGTTTAGCATTAGAATTTGTGAGGGTTACAGAAGCGGCAGCAATTGCTTCTGGGCGATGGATGGGTCGTGGTGAAAAAAATATTGCCGATGGTGCGGCTGTTGATGCCATGCGAGTAGCTTTTGATAATGTGCCGATAAATGGCAGAGTTGTTATTGGTGAAGGGGAGATGGACGAAGCGCCAATGTTATACATTGGTGAAGAGGTTGGTTCCGGCGGTTTGGAAGTTGATATTGCGGTTGATCCGATTGAAGGGACAAATTTAATTGCTAAAGGTGTTCCAGGTTCAATTGCCGTGTTAGCGGTAGCTAAACGTGGCTGCTTATTGCATGCTCCTGATATGTATATGGACAAAATTTGTGTTGGACCACGTGCGGCGGGCAAAATTGATATTAATGCACCGATTCAGGAAAACTTAAAAGCTGTTGCCAGTGCTTTGGATCGAAAAATTGAAGATATGACAGTGGTAATTTTAGATCGTGAACGTCATAGTAAATTAATTAAAGATGTGCGTGATGCTGGTGCCAGAATTAAATTAATCAGTGACGGTGATGTTTCACCGGCGATTGATGTTGGAATTGAAGGAACGGGCGTTCATATGTTAGTGGGGATTGGTGGTGCCCCGGAGGGTGTTATTGCTGCCACTGCCTTAAAATGTCTAGGTGGAGATATGCAGGCAAGATTATATCCGGAAAATGACGAAGAAGTTGCCAGAGCAATAAAGATGGGCATTACTGATGTAAATAAAGTCTTAACTATTGATGATTTAGTGACGGGTGATGATGCCTTTTTTGTGGCAACGGCGATTACTAATAGTGATTTATTAGAAGGAATTCGTTATTTTGGTGGTGGTGCCAGGACGCATAGTATTGTAATGCGTTATAAAACGGGGACTGTCCGCTTTGTTGATACTATTCATCGGATTGATCGTAAAAACTTTTCAGTTAAACGTTAA
- a CDS encoding tRNA adenylyltransferase — MTEFDFWKKISLLGGELYIVGGWVRDFVRKVKPKDKDYVVVGLTEAEFTESFPEVLKVGKKFPVFLLYVDNKQCEVAFARTEKKNGQGYRGFVAEVNNVSLLQDLARRDTTMNSIAYDLKTKALIDPYNGQADIKAKVIRAVSVRFCEDPIRALRAARQAAEFDFTITDDTLELMKQCKQELLLEPGERFVAELNKALKAQRPSKFFYALEQAELLDVCFSEIANLTNIKHFKGNSFTILLEKLDEIAKLNNNIEIRFAVIINELAQTEGSFDCAKGLLVLKRFNQQLRLPKRWLDIVEFLLLTKEKIKMLNSITDSDEIVDILLSLEKSFVSVQDLSDFLVVNNVTVPNFIENYKFIIEKLLDVKGSMAPVDLPKPEIAKWLRKEQIGKYEEIVLKENTKVQLRETEK; from the coding sequence ATGACTGAGTTTGATTTTTGGAAAAAAATTAGCTTGTTAGGTGGCGAATTATATATTGTTGGTGGTTGGGTTCGGGATTTTGTCAGAAAAGTTAAGCCTAAAGACAAAGATTATGTTGTTGTTGGTTTAACGGAAGCTGAGTTTACAGAAAGTTTTCCGGAAGTACTAAAAGTTGGCAAGAAATTTCCTGTTTTTTTATTGTATGTCGATAATAAACAATGTGAAGTAGCCTTTGCTAGAACGGAAAAGAAAAATGGGCAAGGGTATCGGGGCTTTGTTGCTGAAGTCAATAATGTCAGTTTACTGCAAGATTTAGCGCGACGCGATACAACGATGAATAGTATTGCCTATGATCTTAAAACAAAGGCGTTGATCGATCCGTATAATGGGCAAGCTGATATTAAGGCTAAGGTAATTAGGGCGGTTTCAGTTAGATTTTGTGAAGATCCGATTAGGGCGTTACGAGCAGCACGGCAAGCGGCAGAATTTGACTTTACAATAACAGATGATACTTTGGAATTAATGAAACAATGTAAGCAGGAATTGTTATTGGAGCCTGGTGAACGTTTTGTAGCAGAATTAAATAAGGCATTAAAGGCTCAAAGACCGTCAAAGTTTTTTTATGCATTAGAGCAAGCAGAATTGCTAGATGTTTGTTTTAGTGAAATTGCCAACCTGACTAATATAAAGCACTTTAAGGGCAATTCCTTTACAATTTTATTAGAAAAATTAGATGAGATTGCGAAGCTTAATAATAATATTGAGATTAGATTTGCAGTGATTATTAATGAATTAGCACAAACAGAGGGGAGTTTTGATTGTGCTAAAGGGTTGTTAGTTTTAAAAAGATTTAATCAACAATTGCGATTACCTAAACGATGGTTGGACATCGTTGAATTTTTGTTACTTACTAAAGAAAAGATAAAAATGCTAAACTCGATAACTGATAGTGACGAGATTGTTGATATTTTGTTAAGTCTAGAAAAAAGCTTTGTCTCAGTCCAAGACCTATCTGATTTTTTAGTAGTTAATAATGTTACTGTGCCTAATTTCATTGAAAATTATAAGTTTATTATTGAAAAATTATTGGATGTTAAAGGGAGTATGGCTCCGGTGGATTTACCTAAACCGGAAATAGCAAAGTGGTTAAGAAAAGAACAAATTGGTAAATATGAAGAGATTGTCCTCAAAGAGAATACAAAAGTTCAACTTAGAGAAACAGAAAAATAA
- a CDS encoding TAXI family TRAP transporter solute-binding subunit yields the protein MVLSFKKLSLLILVLLLAVGVVGCGKSEDKRNFSIATGGTAGTYYPLGVAIAEILNKAMPNVQATAQSTGATIANINMLKEGSVDIAFVQNDIVYYAANGLEMFEGKKVNNLRGLMTLYPEAIQIITLQNKDITKIEDFKGKRIAVGPDGSGTEANTRQILQEYGLTYQDISPLYLPFAQAVSALLEDKVDVIFVTAGVPTVAIETLAQKNKLRMIGISEDKIQSLMFKYPFYSKISINQATYDGVTQNINSIAVRAMLVANNKINAQDGYDITKAILNNAKKISEAHMVGKLIVKETATEGMPIEMNEGAIKFLKE from the coding sequence ATGGTATTATCATTTAAAAAGCTATCTTTGTTAATATTAGTATTGTTATTGGCTGTAGGTGTAGTTGGTTGTGGCAAAAGTGAAGATAAACGAAACTTTAGTATTGCGACTGGTGGGACAGCGGGGACTTATTATCCGCTGGGGGTGGCAATTGCAGAGATTTTAAATAAGGCTATGCCTAATGTCCAAGCTACGGCGCAAAGCACTGGTGCGACTATTGCTAATATTAATATGCTTAAAGAAGGTAGCGTTGATATTGCTTTTGTGCAGAATGATATTGTTTATTATGCTGCTAACGGCTTAGAGATGTTTGAAGGTAAAAAAGTAAATAATTTAAGAGGTTTAATGACTTTATATCCGGAAGCTATTCAGATAATTACATTGCAAAATAAGGATATAACGAAAATTGAAGACTTTAAAGGTAAAAGAATTGCAGTTGGGCCTGATGGTAGTGGTACGGAAGCTAATACCAGACAGATTTTACAAGAATATGGTTTGACTTATCAGGATATTTCACCACTTTATTTACCGTTTGCACAAGCTGTTAGTGCATTGTTAGAGGATAAAGTGGATGTTATTTTTGTGACGGCTGGAGTACCGACGGTTGCGATAGAAACGTTGGCACAAAAAAATAAACTTAGAATGATTGGAATTTCTGAAGATAAGATTCAATCGTTAATGTTTAAATACCCTTTTTACAGTAAGATTAGTATTAATCAAGCTACTTATGATGGGGTAACGCAGAATATCAATAGTATCGCTGTTAGAGCGATGCTGGTGGCTAATAATAAAATTAATGCTCAAGATGGTTATGACATCACTAAAGCTATTTTAAATAATGCTAAAAAAATATCAGAAGCGCATATGGTCGGCAAACTTATTGTGAAAGAAACAGCGACAGAAGGTATGCCAATTGAAATGAACGAAGGGGCAATTAAATTTTTGAAAGAATAA
- a CDS encoding DUF1850 domain-containing protein, whose translation MISDFLYMAEKFKMVGMIVVMVTLYYVVTLALRPCIVVENDANILYCFKLNADEEIALQYVHSVEKTVVIEKIGLVNNELCIKEMLYQSFGAGLPFLVQQGQFRIENDWFIINDINEKITAISLRVSKNSKLTINYQGQAYNLYELIPDNSVVNIKSARYYDIFIADKIYRGIR comes from the coding sequence TTGATATCTGACTTTTTGTATATGGCCGAAAAATTTAAAATGGTAGGTATGATTGTGGTAATGGTAACGCTGTATTATGTCGTTACCTTGGCACTAAGACCTTGTATTGTTGTAGAAAATGATGCTAATATTTTATACTGTTTTAAACTTAACGCCGATGAAGAAATTGCCCTACAATATGTGCACTCAGTTGAAAAAACAGTTGTGATTGAAAAGATAGGGCTAGTTAATAATGAGTTATGCATTAAAGAAATGCTGTATCAATCTTTTGGAGCGGGGTTGCCGTTTTTAGTGCAACAAGGACAGTTTAGAATTGAAAATGATTGGTTTATTATTAATGATATTAATGAAAAAATTACTGCTATAAGCTTAAGGGTTAGCAAAAATTCCAAATTAACAATCAATTATCAAGGGCAAGCTTATAATTTATATGAACTGATTCCTGATAATAGTGTTGTTAATATTAAGAGTGCAAGATACTATGATATTTTCATAGCTGATAAAATTTATAGAGGTATAAGATGA
- a CDS encoding HD domain-containing protein, which produces ALAALLHDIGMVLLPQDILQSKEKLSMVDRKLVNQHPALAVRILKNAGLPEIISESILQHHEKIDGTGYPLGLTGDKILIEAKIIKIASSFDSHTSEKPYRKAQSVYEVIQMMWDKAGKEFDKETLAAFMTLISKDIFD; this is translated from the coding sequence CGCTTTAGCAGCGTTACTCCATGATATTGGAATGGTCTTATTACCACAAGATATTTTGCAAAGTAAAGAAAAACTTAGTATGGTAGATCGAAAATTGGTTAATCAGCATCCAGCCTTAGCGGTAAGAATTTTAAAAAATGCCGGGTTGCCGGAAATAATTAGTGAGTCAATTTTACAACATCATGAAAAAATTGATGGAACAGGCTATCCATTAGGCTTAACTGGTGATAAAATACTTATTGAGGCAAAAATAATAAAAATAGCATCGAGTTTTGATAGCCATACTTCGGAAAAGCCTTATCGTAAGGCTCAATCAGTGTATGAAGTCATTCAAATGATGTGGGATAAAGCAGGCAAAGAATTTGACAAAGAGACTTTGGCGGCTTTTATGACGTTAATTAGTAAAGATATTTTTGATTAA
- a CDS encoding helix-turn-helix domain-containing protein, which produces MFKALIFDSNKIELFMLRQFVNWQAYGFEVVEVATSYKELMAQISKTNFDLIVIDILNLEGLRSEFLEFIRLNKDEKCFVVMSSQSDFSNVHRSFCLGIFDYIVKPVKIDNLVEVLTRVKNNLVEINFQKKVQNISKVNLLQKRILTMEINFLELLFSCDFYIFEYVEKISTEIFNLNDEDCDKSVELINVLVMNVITRLNIEFMWLKYLNNINYKIIATDIQDLNDIKMEFNAIAKKLIALINRYELHNKNSIIVQTCEYVNQNVENNIRLENIASNVFISKDYIGKLFKQKTGIKFSDYVTKVKMEHAKKLLNAGCYKNYEISEKLCYSNPDYFCRVFKDYTGKTPLDYRREIRNNNARY; this is translated from the coding sequence ATGTTTAAGGCGTTAATTTTTGATAGTAACAAAATTGAATTATTTATGCTCAGACAATTTGTCAATTGGCAAGCCTATGGCTTTGAAGTTGTGGAGGTTGCCACTTCTTATAAAGAGCTCATGGCGCAAATATCAAAAACTAATTTTGATTTAATTGTCATTGATATTTTAAATCTGGAAGGATTACGCAGTGAGTTTTTAGAATTTATAAGATTAAATAAAGATGAGAAATGCTTTGTAGTGATGAGTAGTCAAAGTGATTTCTCTAATGTGCATCGCAGTTTTTGTTTAGGAATTTTCGACTATATCGTCAAACCGGTTAAAATAGATAATTTAGTAGAAGTTTTAACGAGGGTGAAAAATAACTTAGTAGAGATTAATTTTCAGAAAAAAGTTCAAAATATTTCGAAGGTTAATTTATTACAAAAAAGAATTTTGACGATGGAGATAAATTTTTTAGAGTTATTATTTTCTTGTGATTTTTATATATTTGAATATGTTGAAAAAATATCAACGGAAATATTTAATTTAAATGATGAAGATTGTGACAAGAGCGTAGAGTTAATTAACGTTTTAGTGATGAATGTTATTACGAGACTTAATATTGAATTTATGTGGCTAAAATATCTAAATAATATTAATTACAAAATAATTGCTACTGATATTCAGGACTTAAATGATATAAAGATGGAGTTTAATGCAATCGCCAAAAAACTGATTGCCTTAATTAATCGGTATGAATTACATAATAAAAATAGTATTATTGTGCAGACTTGTGAATATGTTAATCAAAATGTTGAGAATAATATCAGGCTTGAAAATATTGCGAGTAATGTTTTTATTAGTAAAGATTATATTGGTAAGCTTTTTAAGCAAAAAACAGGAATTAAGTTTAGTGACTATGTTACAAAAGTAAAAATGGAGCATGCGAAAAAATTGTTAAATGCAGGCTGCTATAAAAACTATGAAATAAGCGAGAAATTATGTTATAGTAATCCCGACTATTTTTGTCGAGTGTTTAAAGATTATACTGGTAAGACACCGCTTGATTATCGCCGGGAAATCAGAAATAATAATGCTAGGTATTAA